AAAGCCCTGGAGTATGTGTACCAGAACCACGGCGAGGACTACGACTGGTTTCTCAAGGCGGATGATGACACGTAAgtgaaaatatgcaaatcccAAAGTCACCTACTCATTGTAACCCAATTTCAGCTTTGTGATAATGGAAAACCTGCGGTGGTTGCTCTATCCCTACGATCCCGAGGCAGCGCTCTACTTTGGCCACCGTTTCCGCACCACCTTTCCGCAGGGCTACATGTCCGGCGGAGCTGGCTATGTGATGAGCCGGGATGCACTGCGTCGGCTCAATCTCTTCGCCTTCAACAACAGCCAGTTCTGTCCGATCAACAACATGTCCGAGGACAGGCAGATTGGCTTCTGCCTGCAGAATGTGGGCGTAGTGGCCGGCGATTCGCGGGATGAGGAGGGTCGGGATCGATTTCTGCCCTTGTCTCTCAAGTTCATGCTGCCCACTTTTCCCACCAACAATTGGCTGCCCAAGCTGGCATTTTACGAACCAGTAAGTGATATTTattaagaaataaaactataCCTAATAaactttattgatttttaGGTGAATGAAACTGGCTCGACGTCGGGAATTAGCTTTCACTACGTCAAGATCCATGAGTTCGAGATGTACGAATACCTGCTATATCGACTGCGCATTTTTGGTACTCCATTGTCCCAGAGATCGCTGCCATCCAGACTGGGACCCGATGAACTGCAGAACCAGCTCAATCAGTGGGCTCAGGAGAATAGCACGAATTCCAACGCCTGGCTACAGCCAAACTAATGTATAAGTTACTATTTAGTAGTCTCCATAAAGTACACACATTTAAGActcattttatatttacccATAGACAAATAGAACAAGCTTTTAGATTCTAAAGAATATCATTAAATAGATGCCCATTGTTTTCATGCTTCCAAGACTGTATGAACTGAAAAAATCGTATTATTTCACGGACTCCCTAATCGAGATGTATAACCTAAATTGTTGCGCCAATTAGACACAGCATGGGATCTCCTCTCGCCGAAAAATACTACCCACAGTTCACAATGATCCTGGTAATGGTGCGGAACACCATCTTCCTCTTGTTGGGCATAATGTTGGGCATTCGACTCACCGATTTTGTAGGCTACCTCAAGCTGTGGAGGAGCAACGACTTGCGGGCGAGCGAGAAGGCGGCTCTGCTGAAGTATCCAGTGGCCTCGGAGGAGCACCTGGCCACCTGGCTGGAACGGGAGGTGCGAATACTCTGCCTCGTGCTCACTATGCCATCCTCGCACGCCACAAAGGCGGCGCTGGTGAATCGCACCTGGGGAGCCCGGTGCAACAAGCTGATCTTCTTGAGCAGCCGAACGGATCCCCACCTGAACATACTCCAGATAAACATATCCGAGTCAAGGAAGAATCTCTATGCCAAAGTGCGCTCAGGAATGGCCTACGTACACGAGCATCACCTGAACGAGTACGACTGGTTTCTAAAGGCCGACGATGACACGTAAGTGGAGTAACTTCCCATAATGCTCACTTAGCCTGAGAAATACATATTTGCAGTTACATTGCAATGGAAAATCTGCGCCTGTTCCTGTATCCCTTCGACCCGGAATCTTCCGTGTACTTTGGCTGTCGGTTCAAGGCGTTCATCTCCCAGGGCTACATGTCCGGTGGCGGAGGCTACGTGCTCAGCAGGGACGCCTTGCGTCGCCTGAATCTCTTCGCCCTGAACAGCTCCACCATCTGCAAGTTGAAGGGCGAGGCCGAGGATGTGCAGATCGGCCACTGCCTGCAGCATGTGGGTGTTGTGGCGGGGGACACTCGGGACTCCCAGGGTCACCACCGCTTCCTGCCCGTCAGCCCCTTTACAGTGTTCCCCATCATCCAAACTGACTCCTGGCTGGAAAGCTACTTCTTCCACAAGCCAAATGTAGGATTATCTATACTTAACTGCATTGCTTACAATGATGTTTCACTTTTTCAAGCGAAGTGATTGCTGTTCTGCTTCGGCCATATCCTTTCACTATGTCAAGGACTTTGAGTTTGCGTTTTTCGAGTTCTTCCTGTACTACCTGAGGGTCTTTGGATTGCACAGGACGCCGCGGGCTCTTCCATCGCGCTTGGGATTCCGCCAGATGAATGAGCGTCTGCAGCATTGGTCCCAACAAGTCACGGACAACAAGGGATGAGCAAGGATATCCGGTCTAGTCCTGTTAAGAAACCCTTTGAAACGCACCAACAAGAATTGCTAATCTACGATATGAagaattgaaaaataaatttccaagTTACATGCTAGGAACCTTTAAGGATATCTAGTAAAATCAGGCAAGCTGTAAATTAGAAACATTCCTTGCATTTCAGTTCCGCCTGCTGCTCCAGTTCCCAGATCACCTTCCACCCTGCCGGTGGGAGTGTCTTTGACCTGTGGGACTTCCTCCTGCATCGCGTATGGGATTTTGGCTGCCCGATGGGGCCACAGACTCTGCTGCCGGAGGATGCATGCCCAGCTGCGATATTGGCGTCCAATAACCATGGCAGACTTAATGTAATTGCTACACCTTGATGAATAAACCAGGAGCCGGCAGGCGATGAAGATTTATTCCAGCAATAAGGCAGACAATCGTCTCCTTCTTGGCAGTGTCCTGTCGCCGGGAgttgttttggccatttgtCAAGGGCGTTTGCTCCAGAAGTGGAAACAAGAACAGAATCCAAAACCCGAGCCCTGCGCTTTAAAGCACAATTTATCAAAAAGGACGCGTGCCCGTTTTCCGAGGGGAGATTAGTGAGGGAATTGAGGGAATCGAGAACCGGAAAATCGAGCGAAACGTGCCAAACACGTGAAAAATACCTGGGGATCATTGCATTGTTATTTATGAGCAACGAAATGAGCTCGGAGGGGAGTTAAAACCGGACTGACGGCACGCGAGTTCAGTCCTCGGCTTTTGGATAAGGATAAACTCGTTTTGGCAAGGCAGCTGGTTCTGCGTACCCCGAACTGCCTGTGTGCAGTTATCTAAGCCAGGGGTGGTGGTCCTGGTCCAAAAAACCTCTGGAACGTGCCCAacccagtttcagtttcagtttcagtatGTGTATCTGAATTTCGAACCCCAGTTGCGCCTGCGCTGTTTGCTTTCTTTCCCCTAATGGCCGCCCATTTGCTCGGCTTTTTGTGGAGGGAGCTTTTGAATCTATAGTTCCTATACCTTTTGTAATTcctgcatatgtatatatgctaATGCAGCTACACACGTGTCCTGGCTAACGGGCCGTAAAGCGGACTCCCTACAGATTTCTGGATCGCAACTCCTATCAGTGATTGCGATAAAGGCTCGGCTGCGGCAGCTGCTGACTTTTACAGCTAAACAGGATTTAGGGGCGGGAAAAGTCATTGGATTTTACTTGATTTTGTCCTGAGTGCTTTAGAAGTAAATTAGTAAACCATTTTCTATTAAAGAAGAGTTCCTGCAGACAAATTCTTATACAAAAAGCATAAGTAAAGTAACATGGATTCACTTAGTCCCAGCTCATCTGTTTTATCTATTCTTCCTACACATAAAAGTATTTCAAACACCGTTCCAAGTCGAGCAGCTTCGTCCCCTTATTTACTTCTTAACCCATTAACTTTATTACCAAAATCCCCTACAACGATCTTTGTTGACACCTTCAGTCATTGCCGAGCATTAACCCCGAGAACAATGCCTTATAAGCTGTGGTTTCAGCTGACTTCTCTGGGGGGGAACTCCTTGGCAACCGCCTCAGACACACCTTTTTTAACTCAATAAAACAGCAAGGACTCCGTTACCTTCGCTAACCCCTTGAGGTGAGCCCATTACCAACCGAAATGGTCCCTCAACACCTATTTCATTGTGAGCAACTCTGGCTCTTCCCCTCTAATTAGTTGAATTCCTCAGCTTCGACTTCACTCAGCGATGCCACGCCCTCGGAGATACCCAAACACTAAGAGGGAGAAACTGAGAAACTGAGAAAGTGAGACtcagacagagacagagaaagagaaagagagataAAAAGGGGACTTCCCTCGGCGACCGAATGTCTGAGACGGAACAGTTTACACATTTCAACAATGTCTTATAATCAATTTAATGGCTTCTCATCGAGGGAAGACCGAGCAGACCGAGAAAAGGTAAACAAGGggcgaaggacgaaggacgagggaagaaggacgaaggacgaaagAAGTCCTGGCAAGGGGCGTTTCAATTTGTAGCCTAAAGTGAAACCTACAATTGGCACTTGGAAGGCAAAAGGAATTGGCCCTTTTATGGGCTCGTTCTGGTTTGTCGTCCTCCTTTGCACTGCGCCATATCTCAATTAGGTGACGAGGGAATGAATGAATGGATTGCTGAATGAAAGGACCCTAAAAGGACAAGCCCCGAAGGAGGCGCCTTCGATAAGAACGCTGATCCTTTGCTCCTTTGAGGGATATAAATGCCACCACACTGGGGTAAACTGGGGACGACGGCGGAACACCGAGgggtaataataataatttcagtGGTGACTCAACAATGTCTTGAACGTGTTGCTTTGCTTCTTCCGGCGGAGGAATGCTTCTTATAAGAAAAACCCAATGAGCAACCCCTAAGAATAATTCACTGACTTCTCGCCCTTCTCGCCTTTTTGACGCGTGCCAAACtgaggggggaggggggtgtTGAGGCGAAGGACTAACCCCAAGACATAACATACCTGTAGCTAGGAAAGTAAAGGACCTTCGGCTCGGATTCCTTGCAGGCCTCTGACTCACTCATTGGCATGTCAGGCGGCGGAAGTGCATTTcacatatatgcatatgcatacatatatgcttgtaaaaaatattgaaactTATGGAAAACTAAAAAGGACACGTGCAGGACTCGCATGCAAAAGAGGCAAGGAGGAAGTGGCAGCGAAGCGTTAAATTGAAGCATgccaaatcaattaaaaacgaaatattttcctttgccTGTCGGCAAGCCGTTCATTTTTTGTAAACGCTTTCCATGGCAACACAGGCTTTTcctattttccattttccttgctccagctgcagctgccgccaATCGAACGATTCCAGAATGCCAGATAGAAAATAAAACCCGAAAAACTTTGCACAAATACCTTTACACATGATTTATCAAGCACTGCAAGGGGGTTTTTGTTGTACGTGTGTATATACTTAGTATTTATTTCGCAGCTGCCAGCCCAACTCCGCTTACAATTCCGATAACCAAACATGCGATCGCCCCTGGCCAACAGAAATACTTATGCTCGGGCGGACTCAAACCAACCCCCTAGCCGAAATCACCCGAAATCACCCGAAATCACCCTAAATCTCCCTAACCGCCCAGCTCTTGTTCTTTTTTCCCAATGGGGTGGCTTCGTCCTGCATCTCGCTGGATTTTGCAGCGCTGCAGAGTCTGTcaaagttttataatttccaaATTATACAGCAAATCTGTCGGTTTCCTGCTCGATTGGAATTTTCTCCGTTGTTTTGTGGCTCTGTGGAGTAGGCGTGTCCTGGCCAAGGCTAATTGTCGCCGAAAGGACTCCCCTCGAGTGGAACTAATGTCGCCTGGACCGGATATGCGATCGGCTGAAGgaaactaactaactaattACGCACTCACATCTGTCGATTTACATGCTCATTTTCTAACAGAATCCCAAGGACTGCACTTGATCAAAGGGAGTCCTTTGCATTTGTGAGTTGGAGATCTTAGCTGGAGATTATAAACACAATTAAGCTTTGATCTATTCACCAGCCAGCTGGAACAGCAGTTGCTTGTCAAACTCTACGCTGTAGCTACTTAAGAAAATGTATATCAAGagcttatttaattaaaagtgacatcattatttttatattattcgTGTGTCGGAAGTGCTACCTAAAATCTTGTCTGACTTGACCGAATTCTTTCCCAGCAAGACAGCCTCGATTTATGGACTGTGAAGTCGTCTGCCTTGAATAGTTACATATTTGTTAGTTGTTATCTCAGTACGTGTCCGAAAGTAggagaaatattaaattaagcGCTTACTTAAATCAAATAGAACAagtttttaaatgcaaatctGACCGATTTGTTTAATAGCTGTCTCAGCTTCCCAGAGACCTTTCACAAACTTTTTGAATTCCATTTGGTCACTAGGCAAACCTTAGTGACTAAGGGTTGTAAATAGACTCCCTTAATCTTGGCAGATCTTCCCGTTTCCCAAGCAAACTGCCTCCGATAAGAGTGTTCACTCTGGAAGCTAAGTCACAAACAGAAAGCCAGATAACGAAGATCGCATTTCGCTATAAAAGCGGCCAGGGAATAGGTAAAGTCGACTAGTTCTTGCAGTGACCACAGATCAGGATGCGGTTCATCGGTTGTGCTTTCTTGGCTCTCAGTTGCCTGGTGGCTGTTcccactgccacgcccgctcTGTTGGCTCCCATTCGGCCATATGGTCAGAATGGAACCCTCGCTGTGCAGAACAACTTTGCCTTGGAGCTGAAGGCAGTGATCCGCCAGATACCGGTTGACAGCATCGAGAAGCTGGTGCAGAAGTACCTCCTCAACGACATTGAATTCCAGGGCCTGATCAGGGCCATCAACTCCCTGCCCGCCTATCGGTTCTATCGGCAGCTGGTCAACCAGCCCGAAGTGCGACTACTGCAGCAGTGGATCACGCAGCAGCTGATCCTCTCGGGTGGTGGACCCAAGATCTTCGATTCCCTAGAACTGGAGATCAAGATCTTCAACAAGTATCCCTACTGGTCGCAGTTTGTGAGTGGCATTCAGGGCTTTCAGACGGAGTTCGTGCAGATCTACCCAGTGCAACTGATCCGATCCCTTCTGGAACCCAGCGCCACCCAAGCCAGTCCTCAGCTCTCGGAACTCTGGCGTCGTCTGGTGGCCCTGCGCCCAGTTTACGAACGGGTTTTGGCCACTCCGCCCGGCAAGGTCATCACCGCTGAGCTCCATAGGCTGGGCGTGGATGTGGGTGGTGTGGACGCCCTCATCCGGTACCAGTTCGGTTGGAGCAACGCCACCTTTCCCAGCTACGATTACACGGATTACCTGTACTAGAGATTCCACATGGAACTGGGTACGAAAGTTGTGCATCAAGAATACCTATACCCACAAACACCTTTCAAGTATTAACCGCGTTGCTTCTATAAGTTACTAATGTGTGAAATAATGAATCTACTTCATTATGTTTATTGTAATTGGTGTGGCAGTTCTGGTCCAATATATTTAGCCTTACTTAACAACCTTATATCTATCTAAAATACATGCCTGAACGCGGCGAGAACATAATCCAATTGTTTTTAAGTACAtattcaaattattaatttagaAGCATTTGATTCCCGTCTGTGAAAAATCTTCAAGCCACATCTGTCACTAGCAACTGTAAGTCAATCACAGAGCCATTTCCACTCGAATGGCACATTCAAGACCTGCAAATACCACCAACACCGAATATGGCCAGTGCTTTAAGCCAGTGTTCCTGCTCTCCACACAGACGGAGAAATCTCTCGTTCCCCCCgggcaataacaataaatatcCGTACTGGCTGCTCGGCTGCTCAAAGGTCGGACTCAAAGGCGGCACCCTCGCAATGCGAGGTACGCGTATCCATGGCAATGCCATGATTAAGTAACAGATGAGCCATGTGTCCTGCAATGTGTCCTGGCGAATGGTGTCCCGGTGTCCTGGCCCTCTGCTTGGTGTCCTGCGCCTGTTCGTGGGTCGCACATGCGATTTAATTGAAACAAACCAAACAGGAAGCGTCGCTGGAAGGTGGAGGGCTCCTGCGAATGGGGTGCTTTTGTAATGAAGTTCCCATTTCGCTCAGTCACTCATTAAAAGTGGAACCGGCATTGGTattggcactggcactggcccagggattgggattgggattggaatggggatggggatggggttCGGAGCTGGGATTGCGACTGCGAGTGCAGCGGAAACTAGTTAATGTGAGGCCATTGTCAAAAGCAGAAGCGCAAGTCGTGCAATTTTCGCACAGCAGCGGAAggacactgagagaaaatggCAGCGCTATTTTATTCAAGCTTGAATATGTAGCTCACTCGGAAGTTGTTCTGCTGATAACTGCACTAAATTTAAAGGTTTATGTGTCATATTAAAAGTTGACccatatttttgttgtgtaAGCCTAACATTTTACAGCTGAAAACTTGTACTATTTCTCGCAGTGGAGCATCAGCTTGAAGGCGAATCCTGCACAGGATCTTGGCAGGCTTAGGCATAAAACGCGAAGGGAGAGTTCCGCCCCACCCCACCCCTTTcctcgtccttcgtccttctgCGGTGAACGCGTCCAATTGGAATTTTATATGCATAGTCTGATAAGTGAGCCAAGGggtaaaaatgaaatattttatatttcgaCGCCGCCGTCGCCGCTGCTAAAACCCTAAAACCCTCCCTAGACGCTCGTGCACTGTGACTGACATGCGGATGCGAGTGCGGATGCGGATATGCTAGCGGAGCAGCCCTCCTTCCAATCTGGGTGCATTTGCCACCCCTGAGGGCGCAGCGCTTTAAAAAACCCTATTCGAAATCAGCAACAGCCTCAGACTTGAGCGGTTTCCAAATGGTTTCCAAATCGCGCCACGCTTGAGCTCTGCTTTGTAGCGTTTACAGTGAATCATGGTTGGGTGAACTGGGTTTTTTTTCAAAATGAGTAATCTAACATAGTACTGATTCATAAAGTAATATATGTGATACTCGTATTCAACAATGGTTCTGAATATTCTGTGTTTGGAAATCCATATTATAATTGTATTATCTATATATTCTTCAACCAAGTCTTGTAATGTAATGTTACATTTATTATAACCAGCGTGCACCATAGCCAGTGCTCACTGTCGACCCCTGTCGCACTTTTCATACTCTCATACTCTCCATAGTGGTGCCGCTATGTGGCTCGTGTGTTGTGTTTGGTGTTTGAAAATGCACCTGGCCAAATTTTCGGCTTCGATTGCCAGCCTTTGACTTTTGGGGAGGGAATTCAGAACTGGAAATATGGCAACATGGAACTAGGAACTGGGATTTCGGATCGAGGACTCTGGTGGTTGCATTGTGATTTGCTCGCCGCACATGCCGCCGTATGAATGCTACACACATTCGTTCGAATGTGCAGCGGACCAATTCGCAGCTCGGAATCCTTGGCGCAGGACATTAGCGGCAGTGGCAAATGAACGTTGGTCGCCGGTCGCGTGCCCGAAGCACTTCGACACCCGACAGAATTGTGAATTGTGATtgtttttctctgttttttttgtattgttgtTTTGAACCCTCTGCGAATTGCCAGTTCGCCGTCTCACTCGCTCTGTGGGTTTTCAGTGTCCTGCGGCGCATATTTATtgtgtgtatttgtttttaaGCAAGCTGCACAACTGGAGGAATACGAGAGCTCGACCATAATTATGCCAGGGTTTCCCGGGGTTAGTCACTTGCCATTTTCCGGgcagttttgtttgctgcAAAGTGGGATTTGCGAGCAAATTCCTTAAGCCCAGTTGGATGGACAGTCGACTGTCtttgaacacacacacacacatgttgCAATTGGCTTATTGGGATTTCAATTTAAGACGCTGCTAAATAAAGTTAGTCGCTGGTGGGTTGCCTACCCCGTCATCACTCGGCAGAAATGCAATTATAAATATTCACACCCCTCGAACACAACAGGCTGCATTTGCAAATTGCATATGCTTATGGCAgctaaaaattataattgtttttattcaaatttgtgCATGACGCACAGCTGAAGGactttaataaaaattcgCATTTCGGGGGAGAGCTTTGTGTGCATTTTAAGCGGGATTTCAAACGAAGCTATCCATCCAAAAACTTACATTTTGAGGCCTTCTTttcttatataaatataatcgGATTTGGGCAAGAGCATGATGATTGCATCTCATGGCAACTTGTTTTCTATTCACTGCAGATTAGCCTACCAAAACGCACAAAGACCTAAACTCAATGGGGTATTTACTATTAAGCCCACACATGCTGAGCTTGGCTTATTGGCTGCTGAGTCTTGCGGGGATACAGCAAATTTGGAGCTTTGCATTTCCATACCCAATGGAGTAATGCAAATTGGTAACAGATTTCTCCACTTCCCCTCGGCCGacgaaaatgaaatgcaattaaaaaccTTCGCGCCCTGCAAACCAAATCGCCTTCCTGTTCGAGCGGCAGAAATTGCATGAAATTATGAAAgcgaaaaatttaattacagctcagtggcagtggcaatggctgtgactgtgactgtgactgtggcAGTGGAAAGGATTGACAGGAGTGAACCCCGAAAAGGCAGCCTCGTCGCCACAATGGGCAACATGTGCTACAAGTGGAGTGGATCCTTGAGGAGCTGCCCAAGCAAAAGTGCACGCGGCTTGCAGCCTCAAAAGCTGAAGAGCTGAAAGGCTAAAAAGCCTTTTGAGACACACACAGCCAGCTGAACGAGAGAGGACGAGAATGGAAATGAAAGTGCATTATGCCGCATAAACGATGCATTTTCGAACATTAATTATTGCCAAGGAGCCGCCAGAGGGCCAGAGGGAACAAGGATCCCGGCCAGGACACGCAGACAGATCCGAGGTGGGGCCGAGCCCTTGAAATTACCATAAAAAGATGCACTTAAGGGTTAGCAATGTACCGAACAACAAACAGAATGCGTACCCCTCACGTGGGCGATTCGACGAGGAGGTAGGATATAGCAAACATATCTCAGTGGGCGGGGCACTTCTCCACGGGCTGTTGTGGGTGTTTGTCGAGTGCAAATTTGTGCCAGGAACGCCTTGGAGCGCAGAAATCAGAGCAGTCAAAGCTGGATTAAGAAGGGTACACGCAGAGAAATTCATCATCTATTGAGGGGTGGAAGGTAAGTGATTTGAAAGCTGCTTTCatcgaaacaaaacaaaaaacgctTTCCAGAGAATTCTATTCATATTTCTGCTGGGAAAGTTCTAGAGATTTAATAGGATGAATAAACCACTGAGTTCCCCATAGAAACAAGTGCAGAGATCATATTCATGGGAAAGAATAAAAGTGCACTCTGATCTGATGGATGATGATAGCCGAAGAGAAGCCTCTAACCAACACGCACTAATCCGTTTCAATGAGCTTGTCTCAGCTTAATCAACTTTCGTCCTTTTTGATGGCTTGATTTCCCGTTTCCTTTTTCTCTCACTTTAGCGAATCGCAAATAAGGCGGCATTTGTGACTGACAGCAATAAGTTGGCAAGGCATCAGGGGAGGACTTTCGCCACCCGGCACGGGGATGGACTTTGAATCAGTGTATCTGCGCTGCCTTTCAGGACCTTTCAGGAGCGCAAGGACGACAGGACCTCCAGGACCTTCAGGACAATGCTCGCGTGGCTGGCGCACTTCTGAGACTTTTGTTGCCTTCGCCTTCGTTGATTCACTCGATCCGAAGTGTGCGCCAGGATTTGGCCTCGGATGCGTGCGCTATTTTAATTCTAAGCTGCATGGCAAACATCGATTCCCCCGGCCAAAGGACACCCTGCTGCGGCAGGATCGCCTTGGGAATACTCTCTGCACTTTCCACcgtacactgcgagaaaatcaACATGGCAAGCGCATTATACAGATGCTACAATCGATATTATAAGCCTTCTAGCTGAGTTAAAAACTACAATGGacacatttaaataaaaatcttaGATGAACCCTACAATTGGGTGCTGTTTTCTTTTAGTGCCCAAATTGTCAGCCCGTTTTGGGGTGGCAATCGTTGCCATGCACGTGCCTACCGTAatacaagaacaacaacaatggcggCGTGTTCAACATAATATGCCATATTTTCGATGAGCGAGAGTCCCGCGAATCCTGCGAATCCTGCGACGAAAGCCCTCGACGGGAATCGAAAGTGCATTCCTTTCATGGCAACCACTGTCGACTCAGTCAGCTCAGTCGGCTTCGCATTTCGATTACATTAATGCAAAGCACTCACACGTACGTGTGTCCAGGATActcgcacacagacacagcaACAGCTACAAGGATACGGGGATACAAGGATACAAGCGATTGTGCGCCGTGCTCCGTGCTCCGCGGTGGTGAAGTTCGAAGTTCGAACCCAAGTTGTGTCTGCGAGTCTGCTAGTCTGTTACCTACCCCACCAAAAGCGAACTTGACGAGCTTAGTCGTCTGATTCTGATAAATGCAGTGCGGCAAAGTACACCTCGCGAAACGCTTATGACATCTGCAAAGTAAATAGTAAGATCTGTAACTGAaagatacatttttgtataatatagAGAAACCTTAACTATGCCCAAGCTGTCTTACTTGTTACATTGTTTACTTTTGCAACCAGGTTGCCAACAGCTGTTTTGCAGCAAATGGCAACAAAGAAACAATTCACCTTTTGGCCCAAGGATCTATTCCCCGATCTACGGAGGACTCCTTGCCGCTGACCTTATGGTTACATGCTCAATTAACGACTTCATGGGTGTCAGctgtttttggcaaaaatacaGGACAATTTGCTGCTCAGATTTCCGCTGAATACACACATTTGCCTAGGAAGGTGCTGCGATTTTGGTGCGTGGCAATTTCGGGGTCCTCCGAAACAACAGCTGTCGCACATTGATTTCTCCGAGTGCATTGTCCTGGCCGCAAAACGGCTcagtctgtgtgtgtgtgtgtgtgcgtaggACTTTCACTCCGCttgtgtttgtatgtgtgtttgtgtgtgtggaaaaaaGGGTGACtaatgtgtgtgtgattgCTAACAAAAGATTCCGGCTTTTGCGGCTCTGCCGGCGTCGAAAAAGGACAACGACTTCGGCCGAAAAGGGGGTTGAAATGAATTTCCAGGACGCCGGCACAAAC
This portion of the Drosophila santomea strain STO CAGO 1482 chromosome 3L, Prin_Dsan_1.1, whole genome shotgun sequence genome encodes:
- the LOC120449514 gene encoding glycoprotein-N-acetylgalactosamine 3-beta-galactosyltransferase 1, with translation MILVMVRNTIFLLLGIMLGIRLTDFVGYLKLWRSNDLRASEKAALLKYPVASEEHLATWLEREVRILCLVLTMPSSHATKAALVNRTWGARCNKLIFLSSRTDPHLNILQINISESRKNLYAKVRSGMAYVHEHHLNEYDWFLKADDDTYIAMENLRLFLYPFDPESSVYFGCRFKAFISQGYMSGGGGYVLSRDALRRLNLFALNSSTICKLKGEAEDVQIGHCLQHVGVVAGDTRDSQGHHRFLPVSPFTVFPIIQTDSWLESYFFHKPNRSDCCSASAISFHYVKDFEFAFFEFFLYYLRVFGLHRTPRALPSRLGFRQMNERLQHWSQQVTDNKG
- the LOC120449513 gene encoding glycoprotein-N-acetylgalactosamine 3-beta-galactosyltransferase 1, producing the protein MYRNILCLALGLIVGIQLTDFLEYFQLTDSQFASTAIMQLEEGATPQLATEEELALWLHNETRVLCMVLTLPKNHQTRVRRVKGTWGRRCNKLIFISSQEDRELGVIDVGVPEERNNLYLKMRKALEYVYQNHGEDYDWFLKADDDTFVIMENLRWLLYPYDPEAALYFGHRFRTTFPQGYMSGGAGYVMSRDALRRLNLFAFNNSQFCPINNMSEDRQIGFCLQNVGVVAGDSRDEEGRDRFLPLSLKFMLPTFPTNNWLPKLAFYEPVNETGSTSGISFHYVKIHEFEMYEYLLYRLRIFGTPLSQRSLPSRLGPDELQNQLNQWAQENSTNSNAWLQPN
- the LOC120450046 gene encoding uncharacterized protein LOC120450046, with product MRFIGCAFLALSCLVAVPTATPALLAPIRPYGQNGTLAVQNNFALELKAVIRQIPVDSIEKLVQKYLLNDIEFQGLIRAINSLPAYRFYRQLVNQPEVRLLQQWITQQLILSGGGPKIFDSLELEIKIFNKYPYWSQFVSGIQGFQTEFVQIYPVQLIRSLLEPSATQASPQLSELWRRLVALRPVYERVLATPPGKVITAELHRLGVDVGGVDALIRYQFGWSNATFPSYDYTDYLY